The Nitrospirota bacterium genome includes a region encoding these proteins:
- the murC gene encoding UDP-N-acetylmuramate--L-alanine ligase, translating into MYKKIQRLHFVGIGGSGMSGIAEVLLTLGYRVTGSDLAVSEATRRLEGLGGTVYIGHRADQVEGAQVVVVSSAVSSSNVEVIAARERMIPVIPRAEMLAELMRLKYGIAVAGAHGKTTTTSMIATVLAHGGLDPTAVIGGKLNRFGGPAKLGQGEFLVAEADESDGSFLKLSPTIAVVTNIDREHLDHYHDLEAIKRAFLDFINKVPFYGAAVLCLDEPHLQALIPKVEKRVRTYGRTTQADLTVTSLRLSAKGSEFEARLGATELGRFTLTVPGAHNVSNAMAAILVGLELDVPVSAIREGLAQFTGVERRFQIRGERRGILVVDDYGHHPTEIRATLAAAKDGWGRRVVVVFQPHRYTRTRDLFAEFCTAFYQADVVLVLDIYPAGEPPIEGVTAQALVAGIREHGHRDATWIENRDAAVDRLVQIVRPGDMVITLGAGDVWKVGPAYLERG; encoded by the coding sequence GTGTATAAGAAGATCCAACGCCTACACTTCGTGGGCATCGGCGGATCGGGGATGAGCGGGATCGCGGAGGTCTTGCTGACACTGGGGTATCGCGTGACGGGGTCGGACCTGGCCGTGTCCGAGGCGACCCGCCGGCTGGAGGGTTTGGGCGGGACGGTGTACATCGGCCATCGCGCCGACCAGGTCGAGGGCGCGCAAGTAGTGGTGGTATCGTCCGCGGTCTCGTCGAGCAACGTCGAAGTGATCGCGGCTCGCGAGCGGATGATCCCGGTGATCCCTCGCGCCGAGATGCTGGCCGAGCTCATGCGGCTCAAATACGGGATTGCTGTCGCCGGCGCGCACGGCAAAACCACCACCACGTCGATGATCGCCACGGTGCTCGCGCACGGCGGATTGGATCCCACCGCGGTGATCGGGGGCAAGCTGAATCGGTTCGGAGGACCGGCCAAACTGGGGCAGGGAGAGTTTCTGGTGGCGGAAGCCGACGAGAGCGACGGGTCGTTCCTCAAGCTCTCGCCCACGATCGCCGTGGTCACCAACATCGACCGCGAACATCTGGATCACTATCACGACCTCGAGGCGATCAAACGCGCGTTCCTCGACTTCATCAACAAGGTGCCGTTCTACGGAGCCGCGGTGCTCTGTCTGGATGAACCGCACCTCCAGGCCTTGATCCCCAAGGTGGAGAAGCGCGTGCGCACCTACGGTCGGACCACCCAGGCGGATCTGACCGTGACGTCGCTGCGCCTGAGCGCCAAGGGCTCTGAATTCGAGGCACGCCTGGGCGCGACCGAACTGGGCCGCTTCACATTGACCGTCCCCGGAGCCCACAACGTGTCCAACGCCATGGCCGCGATCCTGGTGGGCCTGGAGCTGGACGTGCCCGTGTCGGCGATCCGCGAAGGGCTGGCGCAGTTTACGGGGGTCGAACGGCGTTTTCAGATCCGGGGCGAGCGGCGGGGCATCCTCGTGGTCGACGACTACGGGCACCACCCGACCGAGATCCGGGCCACCCTGGCCGCGGCGAAAGACGGGTGGGGGCGACGGGTGGTGGTGGTGTTCCAGCCTCATCGGTATACCAGGACCCGGGATCTCTTCGCGGAATTTTGTACGGCCTTCTACCAGGCCGACGTGGTGCTGGTCCTGGATATCTATCCGGCGGGTGAGCCACCGATCGAGGGGGTCACCGCGCAGGCGCTGGTGGCGGGGATCCGCGAGCACGGGCACCGCGACGCCACGTGGATCGAGAACCGCGACGCGGCGGTGGACCGACTGGTCCAGATCGTGCGACCCGGCGACATGGTAATCACGCTTGGTGCGGGCGACGTGTGGAAGGTGGGGCCCGCGTACTTGGAGCGGGGATGA
- the murG gene encoding undecaprenyldiphospho-muramoylpentapeptide beta-N-acetylglucosaminyltransferase: MRIVIAGGGTGGHLYPGIALAHEFVRLRPGSSVLFVGTERGLEARVVPREGFELATIRVRGIVGRGVWRAAATLVRLPVAFAQAWAVLRRFRPDLVVGVGGYAAAPTIVAALLMRRAIVLLEQNVLPGLTNRLLAPLADVVVAAFEESRAACRGRVEVLGNPVRRTVVTAGRTLPPDAPALLVFGGSQGAVAINRAVTGALGRLAAIRGLSIVHQTGPADHAATQRAYAAAGVTAKVEPYLDDMGAAYAGAALVVSRAGATTVAELTACGRPAVLIPYPHAAHGHQEHNARALEAAGAAQVILERDLSGERLGEMVAGLLGDRPRLTRMAAASRSLGRPDAGEQIARRCLALVEG; encoded by the coding sequence ATGCGGATCGTGATCGCGGGCGGCGGTACCGGCGGCCATTTGTACCCTGGGATCGCGTTGGCGCACGAGTTCGTTCGGTTGCGGCCGGGTTCCTCGGTGTTGTTCGTCGGGACCGAGCGGGGGCTGGAGGCGCGCGTGGTGCCTCGCGAAGGGTTTGAACTCGCCACGATCCGGGTCCGCGGGATCGTGGGGCGCGGCGTCTGGCGCGCCGCGGCCACGCTGGTGCGACTACCGGTCGCGTTCGCGCAGGCGTGGGCCGTGCTCAGGCGGTTTCGACCGGATCTGGTGGTGGGGGTCGGCGGATACGCCGCGGCCCCCACGATTGTGGCGGCCCTCCTGATGCGCCGGGCCATCGTGCTGCTGGAGCAGAACGTGCTGCCGGGTCTGACGAACCGGCTCCTGGCGCCGTTGGCCGATGTGGTGGTGGCCGCGTTCGAGGAATCGCGGGCTGCGTGTCGAGGTCGGGTGGAGGTGTTGGGCAACCCGGTCCGCCGGACGGTCGTGACGGCGGGGCGCACCTTACCGCCCGATGCCCCGGCCCTGCTCGTCTTCGGCGGCAGCCAAGGGGCCGTGGCCATCAACCGCGCGGTCACGGGCGCGCTGGGGCGGCTCGCGGCGATCCGAGGGCTGTCGATCGTCCATCAAACCGGACCCGCGGATCACGCCGCCACGCAACGCGCGTACGCGGCCGCGGGCGTGACGGCAAAGGTGGAGCCGTATTTGGACGACATGGGAGCGGCGTACGCAGGCGCGGCGCTGGTGGTCTCGCGCGCTGGGGCCACCACCGTGGCGGAACTCACCGCGTGCGGCCGTCCCGCGGTGCTCATCCCGTATCCACACGCCGCGCACGGCCATCAGGAGCACAACGCCCGCGCGCTGGAGGCGGCCGGCGCCGCGCAGGTGATTTTGGAGCGCGATCTGAGCGGGGAGCGGCTGGGAGAGATGGTCGCGGGGTTGCTCGGCGACCGGCCGCGCCTGACACGAATGGCGGCGGCGAGCCGCAGCCTGGGCCGCCCCGATGCCGGCGAACAGATCGCGCGTCGGTGTCTCGCGCTGGTCGAGGGGTGA
- the ftsW gene encoding putative lipid II flippase FtsW: protein MRRRTAPRTPKAWLSARLEPDMWGRGDGLIVLVSGVLVVIGLVMVYSASSALATTRYGDATHFISRQAMWAAVGVAAFGAGAVIDYHWWRRFVVPLTLGTIAILAVVLVAGWTVNGSRRWLRAGGFTIQPSEFARVVFIVYLAHVLAKRGEALRSFKTLAPGLAVVGVGVGLIAAEPDLGNAVVLATVAGLLCVLGGARLTHLGALALCAVPLVAYAVMGTAYRRRRWFAFLDPWSDPTDSGFQVIQSLLAIGGGGAAGVGLGEGRQKLFFLPEPHTDFIYSVVGEELGLWGTLAILALFAALLWRGWRVALATADPFGRLLAFGLSIAIGLAAALNIGVATGVLPTKGLPLPLVSYGGSSLVANLLAVGILFNISRQRGVGWGCGS, encoded by the coding sequence ATGAGGCGCCGGACCGCTCCGCGTACCCCCAAGGCGTGGCTGAGCGCGCGCCTGGAGCCCGACATGTGGGGGCGCGGCGACGGCCTGATCGTGTTGGTGTCCGGCGTGCTGGTCGTCATCGGGCTGGTCATGGTCTACAGCGCCAGTTCGGCTCTGGCCACCACGCGGTACGGCGACGCGACCCATTTCATCTCCCGCCAAGCGATGTGGGCCGCCGTGGGGGTCGCGGCGTTTGGCGCGGGTGCCGTGATCGATTACCACTGGTGGCGGCGCTTCGTGGTGCCCCTGACCTTGGGGACGATCGCGATCTTGGCCGTGGTGCTTGTGGCCGGCTGGACGGTGAACGGCTCGCGCCGCTGGCTTCGCGCGGGTGGATTCACGATCCAACCCTCTGAGTTCGCGCGCGTGGTGTTCATCGTCTACCTGGCGCACGTGTTGGCCAAACGCGGCGAGGCGTTGCGATCGTTCAAGACCTTGGCCCCAGGGCTTGCGGTGGTGGGGGTGGGGGTGGGCCTGATCGCGGCGGAGCCGGACTTGGGCAACGCCGTGGTGCTCGCGACCGTGGCCGGGCTGTTGTGCGTCCTTGGCGGCGCCCGGTTGACGCACCTGGGGGCGTTGGCGCTCTGCGCAGTCCCGCTCGTGGCCTACGCGGTGATGGGGACGGCTTATCGCAGGCGGCGATGGTTCGCGTTCCTGGATCCCTGGAGCGACCCCACCGACTCGGGGTTCCAGGTCATTCAGTCCTTATTGGCGATCGGCGGGGGCGGGGCGGCCGGGGTCGGGCTCGGCGAGGGGCGGCAAAAGCTGTTCTTCCTCCCCGAACCGCATACCGATTTCATCTACTCGGTGGTGGGGGAGGAATTGGGGTTGTGGGGGACGCTGGCGATCCTGGCGCTGTTCGCCGCGCTGCTGTGGCGTGGCTGGCGGGTGGCGCTGGCCACCGCGGATCCGTTCGGGCGCTTGCTCGCGTTCGGTCTGTCGATCGCGATCGGACTGGCGGCTGCGCTCAACATCGGGGTCGCGACCGGCGTGTTACCCACCAAGGGACTGCCGTTGCCGTTGGTGAGCTACGGCGGGTCGTCGTTGGTGGCCAATCTGTTGGCGGTCGGCATCCTGTTCAATATTTCGCGGCAACGCGGCGTGGGGTGGGGATGCGGATCGTGA
- the murD gene encoding UDP-N-acetylmuramoyl-L-alanine--D-glutamate ligase — MDLKGKRVTVVGLARSGAAAAQLLLRERAAVSVTDSRPAAELAPWTARFESGEIRWFLGAHPDEAFRDAELIVLSPGVPLTSPPLQAAQARGIPIWSELELASRFVSAPIVAITGSNGKSTTTALTGEMCQGAGRRTFVGGNIGVPLSEAVQPGSAWGEVVLEVSSFQLETVVTFRPAVAALLNVTPDHLDRYPNFEAYARAKGRIFERQRAEDAAVLNADDPVCRDPALTGKIAARRVLFSRLAEPPGDGVWVDGGNIVYRVGGRRGLVLALDRLRIAGVHNVENAMAAAAVALLRGIDAAVVGNVLAEFRGLEHRSEFVRELRGVTYINDSKGTNVGAAQKSLESFRRPVILIAGGVGKGADFSALRPLVARRVKKAVLIGEARPQLRQAFEGITTVAEADGLEEAVRIASESAVPGDVVLLSPACASFDLFRDFEERGRRFKALVNAL, encoded by the coding sequence CAAACGGGTGACGGTGGTGGGGCTGGCGCGCAGCGGCGCCGCGGCGGCCCAGTTGTTGCTGCGCGAGCGGGCGGCGGTGTCGGTCACGGACAGCCGCCCGGCCGCGGAACTGGCCCCGTGGACGGCGCGGTTCGAGTCGGGGGAGATCCGTTGGTTCCTGGGGGCGCATCCGGATGAGGCGTTTCGCGACGCGGAGTTGATCGTGCTGAGCCCCGGCGTGCCGCTGACCAGCCCGCCGCTTCAGGCCGCTCAGGCGAGAGGCATTCCGATCTGGAGCGAGCTGGAGCTCGCCTCCCGATTCGTGTCGGCCCCGATCGTCGCGATCACCGGCAGCAACGGCAAGAGCACCACCACGGCGCTGACCGGGGAGATGTGCCAGGGCGCGGGTCGGCGAACCTTCGTGGGCGGGAACATCGGCGTGCCCCTCTCGGAGGCGGTCCAACCCGGCTCGGCGTGGGGTGAGGTCGTGCTCGAGGTTTCCAGCTTTCAGTTGGAAACCGTGGTGACGTTCCGTCCCGCGGTGGCGGCGTTGCTGAACGTCACGCCGGACCACCTCGACCGGTATCCGAATTTCGAGGCGTATGCCAGGGCGAAAGGGCGCATCTTTGAGCGCCAGCGCGCAGAGGATGCGGCCGTTCTGAACGCCGATGACCCGGTGTGCCGCGACCCGGCGTTGACCGGGAAGATCGCCGCTCGGCGGGTGCTGTTTTCGCGGCTGGCCGAGCCGCCCGGCGACGGAGTGTGGGTCGATGGCGGCAACATCGTGTACCGGGTGGGCGGGCGACGCGGGCTGGTCCTGGCGCTGGATCGTCTGCGCATCGCGGGCGTGCACAACGTCGAGAACGCCATGGCCGCCGCCGCGGTCGCGTTGCTTCGCGGGATCGACGCGGCGGTGGTCGGGAACGTCCTGGCGGAGTTTCGCGGGCTGGAACATCGCTCGGAGTTCGTGAGGGAACTGCGGGGCGTGACGTATATCAATGATTCCAAAGGCACGAACGTCGGCGCGGCGCAGAAGTCGCTGGAGAGCTTTCGCCGCCCCGTCATCCTCATTGCAGGCGGCGTGGGCAAGGGGGCGGACTTTTCCGCGCTGCGACCGCTGGTGGCGCGGCGGGTCAAGAAAGCGGTGCTGATCGGGGAGGCGCGGCCGCAGCTCCGGCAGGCGTTTGAAGGGATCACCACCGTGGCCGAAGCGGACGGACTGGAGGAGGCGGTGCGGATCGCCTCCGAGAGCGCAGTGCCTGGCGACGTGGTCCTGTTGTCGCCGGCGTGCGCAAGTTTCGATCTCTTTCGCGATTTCGAAGAGCGGGGCCGACGCTTCAAAGCGTTGGTCAACGCATTATGA